The stretch of DNA attcaatgtaacacTTTCATAGAAGCAACtagcagcattctcttctcactTGCTTAGAGAATACTGCCCTGTGATCTAATAATAGATTCATGTGTTTTTTGGAAGTTTTAACGGTTGCTTTTGTTCCACTACTTTCCCATAATTGTACCATGCAAAGTGATATCAGTtccatttaaaatattttcatgTTTCTTTGAAAAGACAAGACATTACATTCTAATTGATAGAACTCTTATTCAAGAATCATATTGTTACTGGTGTGTTATCAGATCAGCTTACTTGTGGCAAACAAATTGCACCCCAGGCATCTTTAGAGCATGTCCTCTGAATAGATGTTGTGTTTTTGTAATCATAGTTTTTTTTCTAGAATGATCATAAacatttaaatggtaagagatcaAAGGGAAAATAACACACAAGACTTTGTTATCCTCAGAACTGTCACATAAATGAATGTCCAAGACACTGGAGGCAACTTTTAACTGTGGCAGGGCCATAAAACTGGGGATATGGGGTTGGCCATCCATTGTACTTCTATCCTGATTtccctttccactgaagtcaatgaaaaggaaaaacaGACGGCCGTATTTCTAGATCACAAGGCATTATTCTCTAGAACTTTGTTGAAAAAAACTCAATGCAGGTTGGAATCTTTCACCCTAGAAAATCTATTTCCATTTGTACTCATTGATGAATTATAGCAGCTGTAAGATGCATAtgtgatagatagatggatggtatATAAATATTTATGTGGAACAGGCTCATACAGGAATAATCTGACATTCAGATATGATTCGATGTTTAGACAACTTTGAGAAGGTTGTCAATAACGTGTAGCCAAATTAAATGCCAGCAATTCCATTGCAGCAACAGAGTATCAATGAACATGTAATTTTTATTGTATCTATTATTACATCAAATCTTGAGACATTCAACTAAACCACAATCCATCATAAGAACACACAGATATAAATTCATCTTAATTTTAAGAGAAAATGTTCTTGTCATTCAGTAATTCCCAGTGGTATGTATCCATCACTCATCCATTTCCGTTGCCCAGTCTCACTGTTGTACATGTACCAGTTTCCTGAAACTAAGACAGGCAAGTTAATAGTATTCCATATTCACCTTCCAAACTAAATGATATGTAGAATTCTTACTAGTGTAGAAAATTTTAGACAGCTTACACAGTATAAAATAACTACCTGGGTCTAAAGCTTGTCCATCAAATGAAACCTGTAATCAAAGCCAAAATatgaactgtaaattaattctgaCATGCTAAACAAAGTAATCGATATACTTTTTGGCATTCCTTCATTTTTCTAGATATCTCCATAAAATATTGTTCAATCATAATTAGAGACACGTTTTCTCATCCCCTTCCGATGTGTATGTCACTTTTTATCGAGCTGCCCTTGCAATCTAAATAGGAAATGAATGGGGAGATTTTGATAGGACTCAACTGATTACTTTGAGCCAATGGAATGGAATGATAAAATTATCATGAAAAATGGAAACTATGCTAGATCCAAAAGAATGAAAGGAGGACGAGTATCTTAAGGTTTATATACATAAGGGTAGGACATGAAAGATTCAATTCGTAGCTCAGATCAAGTACAATTCCACTAGGCTTCAAGAAACATCAAAAAATACCATAATATTCCTAACTCTCATTCCCTTCAGTCACTACAAACAAATTCTTCCAAACTAAGTTGAAACCTTTCATTTGGTATTGTATATTCTCCTCTCCACGGACAACAGTGACGGATTTACAGATTGTGACCCAATTCTGGAGTGCAGATGATATTCATAAACCCACCAACTGTATGTCCCCTCTCTGTCATTGTACCTGTTAATCTGTTCATAACAAATGCAAACATAGattatacaaaagcaaaatactgcggatgctggaaatctgaaaataaacAGGATATGCtggaaacatgggcaaggaaacctcctgctgattatcacctaccgccctccctcaggtgatgaatcagtcctcctccatgttgaacaccacttggaggaagcactgagggtagcaagggcacagaatgtactctgggtgggggacttcaatgtccataaccaagagtggctcggtagcaccacgactgactgagctggccgagtccaaaaggacatggctgccagactgggcctgcggtaggtggtgagcgaaccaacacgagggaaaaacttacttgacctcgtcctcaccaatctaactgtcgcaaatgcatctgtccatgatagtattggtaggagtgaccaccgcacagtcctcgtggagatgaagtcccatcttcgcactgaggacaccatccaacgtgttgtgtggcactaccaccgtgctaaatgggatagattcagaatagatctagcagctcaaaactgggcatccatgaggcgctgggggccatcagcagcagcagaattgtattccagcacaatctgtaacctcatggcctggcatattctcactctaccattaccaacaagccaggggatcaaccctggttcaatgagaagtgtagaagagcatgccaggagcagcaccaggcgtacctaaaaatgaggtgccaacctggtgaagctacaactcaggactacatgcatgctaaacagcggaagcaacatgctatagacagagctaagcgattccacaaccaacggatcagatcaaagctctgcagtcctgccacatccagtcatgaatggtggtggacaattaaacaactaacgggaggaggaggctctgtaaacatccccatcctcaatgatggcggagtccagcacataagtgcaaaagacaaggctgaagcatttgcaatcatcttcagccagaagtcccgagtggatgatccatctcggcctcctctcgatatccccaccatcacagaagccagtcttcagccaattcgattcactccaggtgatatgaagaaacagctgaatgcactggatacagcaaaggctatgagccccgacaacatcccagctgtagtggtgaagacttgtgctccagaactagctgcgcctcgagccaaactgttccagtacagctacaacactggcatccacccgacaatgtggaaaattgcccacgtatgtcctgtacacaaaaagcaggacaaatccaatccggccaattaccgccctatcagtctactctcaatcatcagcaaagtgatggaaggtgtcatcgccaggaccactcggctccagacctcattacagccttggtccaaacatggacaaaagagctgaattccagaggtgaggtgagagtgactgcccttgacatcaaggcagcatttgatcgagtgcagcaccaaggagccctagtaaaattgaagtcaatgggaatcgggggaaaactctccagtggctggagtcatacctagcacaaaggaagatggtagtggttgttggaggccaatcatctcagcctcagggcattgttgcaggagttcctcagggcagtgtcctaggcccaaccatcttcagctgcttcatcaatgaccttccctccatcataaggtcagaaatggggatgtttgctgatgattgcacagtgttcagttccattcacaacccctcagataatgaagcagtccgagcccgcatgcagcaagacctggataacatccaggcttgggctcataagtggcaagtaacattcgcaccagacaagtgccaggcaatgaccatctccaacaatagagagtctaaccaccttcctttgacattcaacggcattaccatagccgaatccccctccatcaacatcctgggggtcaccattgaccagaaacttaactggaccagccatataaatactctggctataagagcaagtcagaggctgggtattctgcggcgagatacctcctgactccccaaagcctttccaccatcgacaaggcacaagtcaggagtgtgatggaatactctccacttgcctggatgagtgcagctccaacaacactcaagaagcttgacaccatccaggacaaagcagcccgcttgattggcaccccatccaccaccctaaacattcactcccttcaccaccggcgcactgtggctgcagtgtgtaccatccataggatgcactggagcaactcgccaaggcttctttgacagcacctcccaaacccgcgacctctaccatctggaaggacaagagcagcaggcacatgggaacaacaccacctgcacattcccctccaagtcgcacaccatcccgacttggaaatatattgccgttccttcatcgtcgttgggtcaaaatcctggaactcccttcctaacaacactgtgggagaatcttcaccacacggactgcagcggttcaagaaagcggctcaccaccaccttctcaagggcaattagggatgggcaataaatgccggcctcgccagcgacgcccacatcccatgaacgaataaaaaaaaactcagcaggtcaggcagcatctgtggagagagaaatgtagggttaatgtttctgaaacgttacctctgtttctctctccacagatgctgcctgacctgttgagtgtttatagtattttttgtttctattaaacataaattataatttttttaaggCTGCCTAGGAAAGCTTTAACTAACAAATAAGAGCAGCAAAATAACTAAAGTAGACTTTGACGATGTTCTCATATTAGAATAGAATTTCTTTAATCCTGTGCCAATGGAATCGACATTCCTCAGATGCAGGGCAGAGGAGACCCATTACGTCAAGGCACTGCCTCCATTGCATTGAGTTCCCTTTACACATTCAGATGAGCCTATTCCCTGTAATAGCTGCAGGCTGAGCGTTGTTATTGTAATGAGGTGAGAAGGGGTGTCTGCAGCTTCCTGCTTCATTTTCCTTAGGATCTGCTCATTGGATGCCCAATACATGGGTGCTATTACAACCTGCCCCTGGACCCCTGCTGCCCGGAGGGTCTGTGGGGCTCCCAGGGACATGTTGAAGACTTGGAAGAGAGGCAggatttaatattttaaaacccacccccaccctccccgcccccctgGTTGATTTCTAGCTGTTTATAGCATTGACAAATGACATGGACGAAAATGCTTCCAGTAGTGCTACGATACCGTTTAATGATACTGTGCTTATGAAACTACCTCATGTGGATTTGCTGAAAGCAGAGAAGGTCTTAGGATAGATCTTGGCTGGTTTGTGACTGGTGGACTCCTGAAATACACAACATCATGAATAAGCATGCACAGCAGCCTTAAAGGTCAGAATGAATGTTTCAGGGAATGTGCAATGGATAGAAAGGTCTTTCACCATCCAATAATTTAGTTCAGACTGAAAATCTAAGACATCACAAACcatttacacaaatctttgaaggtagcaggacaagttgataaggctgctttaaaaaaaacatacgggatccatgacttcataaatagaggaatagagtataaaagcaaaaagttatgctaaaactttataaatcactggctgGGCCCCATCTAGAGTCTTGTGTCCAATCATTTTTGTTGACTTGAGGCTAATAACCAAACTAAATTCAGTGGGAGGGTCAGATAATGGAAATTGGAATGATCCTAGGACAAAGATGGAAGAAGTAGGGACACTGGACAGAGATAGGGTATTGATGAGGATGTAGGGCAACAGCAGTTGAAATCTAGGCATTGATTATTGCTCATGTTTTGTTACAGTTTAACTCTGTACCCAATTATACATGGATTATGTTGTTCTAATACATATAATAAAATCATTCATGAAGAACTAACTGCCTAAGCATTTTTATTCTGAACTGATTGTTCAGATACCCTAAAGCTGGCAGATATTCTATTATATTGATGGAGACAATGCCATGCTACAATGGACTGCATATTAATGGTAAGCAAATTTCTGTGAAACACACACTTACACCCTGtctattaaaaaaaactcaatttaAAGTTTGTCAATAAAGTTTTCAAAATTTGttctctagcttttcttcaaataatgttgAAAAACTTAAATTGCTAAAAGCTAgagaaaaatattccatcactgcAGCTGACTGAACAATACTACTGTTTCCTGGGAAATTAGGCATATTGCATATGCGCAAACTGCACAATCAGCTCACATCACAGCTCAGGGAAACAATATCAAGTCCAAGCTCATGAAAGAGTAAATGGTTAGGTTTGCATGTGAGGAAGGTTTTGGTCACATGGGGTAGAGAGGGTAAGAAAAGATAGTAATAGGGCATAATTAAGTGAAAGTCATTAAATCTAGGATTATTTTGCATATTGGTGTGCTTGTGGAAATTTTTATGGAGGATACAGTTTTCTTTTCATTTGTTAATAAAGGTTTGGAATTGTCCTTTCCCTCAGAAGATATAAAATTTATTGCTAGCGTGAATGATGGTTAGCTGTGGGCAACACAAAGGGTCATCAACAGCACTCATTTCTCTGGATATGGACTGCCTACtatctactggaaacagtttttaacGATTTCCTGCCTTATATCTCATTCTGTTGGCAAGGGGTTATCCTGTGCCACCTCCACTCTCTCCTGGGAAATCTCCTTATGATCAGGGGAGGGACGGCCTCCAACATTTCCTACCCATCTTCTGCTGATGGAAGGGCCAACCCCTTTCTAAGTGCTACATTGTGCTATAATTCTGGATACCCTGGCTGGGCTGTACTGTAGGGTTCGCCCACCTCTCCAAGCAGTGGGAGCTGGACTTCAGAATCCTAATGGTCTGTTCAATTATAATGCATGTAGCACACAAGGCTTTGATGAACCTGTGGTCGACATCTGTCCTTGGATTATGGAATGGGGTCATTACCTAGGGTTGAAACAGATGACCCTGGTCTCCAATCAATCATCCTGACACATTGTTTTGGCTGAACAATGCAGGTATCTTTGATTGGTAGAGAATAAAGAATTCTGACAGCTTCCAGGGTAGTATGCATTCAGATGTAGAAGGAAATGGTTGGCCTCGCTCACAAGCTATGTTTAGAGAATGAAAACCGTTGCTGttgatgttatgatctggaatgcactgcctgaaagggtggtggaagaagattgaataacaactttcaaaagggaatcggataaatacttgaagtggaaacgtttgcagggctacgcggaaagagcaggggagtgcgactaactggatagctctttcaaagagccggcacaggcacgatgggccgaatggccgcctcctgtgctgtgtcattctatgattctatgaatacagtTCAAGTTTAGGAAAGCCAAAAGATGCAAAAATGTTGCATTTCTAGAAGAAAATGTAACAGTGTATTACTTACTTTTTGTAGCATGCCCATGCTATACCATAGACAGCGACCACTGCCAGAGCTACAGTAAGAGTCAGCACTGCAATGAACCATCCCTCTGGAGCCCAGTAAAAGGAGGTTAATGTTAACACTCTGGTAGTGAACTGAGAAAAAGAGGACAAATATCAATTAGCCTGAAGTCTATTAGGAATCACTGGTGAAATCCTTCACCAAATCTAGGTTTATCAGATTCTCCCAAGCTTTCAAATTCCAATGTAAATATCAGAAACGAACTAAGCGATGCAATAATCTGAATCCTTTGCTATGTCAGGAGTGAGGGAACCCATAAACTCATAAAATATGGTAAAGTTTTAACTGTAACTCTCAGCAAACCACCTACTACAATGGAATTATCTCCGCTCAATTAACTTTCGTCATTTTCCTTAAATGTCAAAAGTTTTGAATTAGAATATGACCCTACCTCTATCTCAGCAGATGAATCCAGCAATTACACTCTATCCAGGTGTTTAaacatcaatttcaaaatttatgccctcttaatgccctctgaaatggccttgcaaactattcagttgtaaaaaaaaattgctagaAAAAGGCTCATCATAACTTTCTCAGGCAACAAGAGATGGGCAATAATTACAGCCTTGCCAGTGTTATCTACAACCAAAGAACAAATCAGAAAAGAAACAGCCCCTGAAAATTGAGGGGATTTCAGAAACTACAGGAGTGATTTTAACCTTACCCACCCAGTGGAAACCAGGCAGGCAGGCAGTTAAAGTCAGCAGTGATAGTACACTGgtctccctgtgctctctgagaTAGTTAGTACATAAGTCTCCCTGTAACAGTGCACATGCTATCACAATAAAATGATTTTGCAAAACAATGTTAACCTGCATCCAACAAGATGATATGGTTACTATATTTGAATTCCATGTAGCACCCTGATAACTCCACAATAATCCTCTTTATCTCTGCTTATCTGTGGGAATATTTCTAAAACTGTTACAAGGAGAAGGCACTACCTCTGTACTGGTGGCAGTTGTAGGTTGGGTGGTGGTCCATGGCACCACATGTATCACCACAGTTGCTGTAGAAGTCAGCTGTTGATGTTTGTCCCTGCCAGACTCATCCGTCACTTGGATCAGCAGTGTGTACTCTCTGGAGTGTTCAATACCTtgaaagatgttaaactgaaatcTCTGAGTGGAGGCTACCTTTGGAGGGTTGCTGTCTGGTCTCTGAAGCTCAAATAGATCTTCCGTGTTTTCTGCAGCATATTTACCAAGACATTACACGTTACACAGACTCCAAAATCATGGATTTAGAAATATATCGGGATGGATTTTCAACTTACCCATCCGGATGTAAAACTGGCCTTGTGGATCGGCCGCCAGTTATAGAAAACTCCCAATTTCCACTGagatcaatggaaattaaaatcaggcgGCTGATCCACAACGACAGTTTCACACCAGGCggcaagatgaaaatctaccccaatgtgttAGGATATAGCCAtggtttcacttttttttaaaaactaagcaGATGTGTTTTGTCCAGTCATGTCCTGCTTCACCCTATGCACAAATTTGTTGATTCATAGTCCTAGTCCCTCTCCCACTTCGATGCCTTCTCTTTCCCATCCTGGCCACAGTGCCCTCTGTACCTTTGTTCCATTCTCTGGTTGGCATCTACTGTCAGTGGCCATTGTCAATATTCAGCATCCTCTTTCTACGTTCCACCCTCAGAAGGACTTTATCGGAGGTGGAGCTGATCCAGCATCCATAAGCACAAGCAAAATACTCCATTAACTATAATTGTGCCACAGTTCTGATAAGAATAACTCCTCTTAAAGGTGAATTGTTTCTTACCTATTTTTTGTTATGAAATCCGACTTAATCTTTAGAGAAATTAACTGAAATTCAAATAATGTCTAATATTATAGACTTTTCTACAGTCTAAGGCTCATtgacctggaatttcctggaatttGTCAATGCAACAAAGGTGTAAAAGTAGCATTGCGCCGTTTTTTTGCAAGGAAATTTGTGTGTAACTAATGTACACTGGTTTTACGCTGAAACATCAACAGGCGCAAGTTTGCTTGAACGTTTGTGATACTCCCGAGAAACAGCAATCGAAACATAGTTCTGCTGCCACCCCCGCTTCCTCCCCCCCATGAAAAAGACCAGCTTGGAAGAGTTTCCAGTATTTACATCAGTCATGCACAGGTGAAGATTTATGCTCAAATATATAGGTGCAGCATAGCCCGAAGTCACCTGATATCAGCGTAACTgatttctggagtttgatagTGATTTGCTTCACATTTTCTGAATTTTTCATACCGAGATCTGCACGATACTTATCCAAAGTGCTGTTACTCTCAGTGAACCTGAAATTTTTCGGATCTCCCACCACCACCATGCGTTCAAAAGGGCTAAGCAGCTAGAATGACCGTCCCAATGTGCATACCCCTGTGCGTTATaatgggagaggaagaggagcagcagaggtAAGTGGCTCTGAGAGTGAGGCTTCATGGCAGAAGATAGCAGCCCACTCGCTATTACCCCTGTTGGTGATACTCTGTATGCACTTCCGTTTGTTTTACGCTGGTTTTAGGTAACTGAGCTCTGCAGGAAATTTGAGCAGAAGTTCCCGCAGGTAAGAATAAGCATAGAAACCAACATAAATTTCCATGTAATTTTGGAATAAATGGGatcgaggaaattccaggccatttaTATCCATATATCTCTTGTCCTTAAACTTCAATCTTTTTTTAATGAAGACATGTATTAAAACAACGATTAATCTCCAAATAGCAGCTATGAAATAAAGTCATTTTCAGGCTCACCTCCCAGGATTGAATAGCTGAGCTCATTATCAGGAGAGTCTTTGTCAGAACACTGCAATTGGACAAAAGGTGATGCGATCGTGGAGTAGATGGTTTCTTCATAATATTCTGGGTTACACACTGGAGGCTCATCATTCACGTTCTGGAATTCAAACAGCTAATTAGCAATAGTAGCTACAGAGGAGGAGTACATGGATGGTGAATAATAGAACAGAACTAGTTTTCAATGAGGATGAAGACAAGTGAATAAACCGAAAACAAAGTGTATCTGTGTCTTTGTAATTAAAAGCACCTTCAAACCATTCAAATATAATGTCCTTTTCAATGAGCATTCTATTAATACATATTACGGAACTAATCTCACAGCCTAAAGGACAGTACTTAGTGTCTGAGTTAAAGATATTACTGAATTTTCAAAATGTCATTTATCCTACACTGGACCAAGAGTTGAAATTTATCAGTTCATTTCATAATCTTCCTCATCACTGTAGAATCTGTGTTGCAGGATAGTAGCTGCTATTCACGTTGTGTTTCCTGCTTAATATTAAAATTCTTTTAAATATGTTTGAAGATATAATTGGCATTTATATAAAcattttctttaatggcgcaacTTAAAGTATTTGTGCTAAAAATATACTTCTGATACTTTCTATTCAGACACTATCCAACTTGCAGAATTTCTACGTACAGTACTGTAGGGAGCTGGGTCATATCGGAAAGAATTGTACAAGATTTTATAATGCATTAGCTTTCAGTTCACAAGTGTAAAAAGCCTCTTGAATTAGAATTTGAACCTGTGTAATAATATAACCGACTTTAACAGAAGGGTGAGTTCCCCTGGACTAGTTATACTGGTACATTGGAACGGCTTGGATTAGATTGGAATAGAGCTGGACAGGACTAGTTTTGAAGGTGGGAGTATAGAGTGGCTTGGTTTCCTGGAGCTGCACAGTGCTGCGGCACACAATGGTAGGAAACAGGCTTACGGCTCTGTTTCTTGATTCTCCGCGAGATGAGTTCTGGACCCCACCTATACCAACAGACAGAAGGAAAGCCGAGTGGGCCTGCACAAGGAGAAAGTGCAAATACCAGAAGGGTAGTCACTATAGGCCACCTCCTAACAGACAGATTTAGAACTGCAGCGATAGAAACTTGGAAGAAAGTCCCATTCCAGTGCTCTGAGCATGGTTATGGTTCTTGGGCCAGGAAGATCGAAAAGAGGAAGAGGGTGAAAAATATATTGAgggttttcttttgttatttttcttccttttcacTTCCATAGATTATCTGCACTGTATACTGCCCCAGATAAGGTGGTGGTCCCTGGCCTCTTCAACACTTCATAACTCCCGAGTATCGGGGGCAGACTCACTGGCTAATTACGGCCTCCTTGCAGCTGATTCCCAGGGGCTGCATTCTGCCAATTCCATTGCAATCACGTACCAATTTCCTGGGCCGGGGTCATTTCCATGCACAATGTGTTTCTATCGGGATTCCCGCTGCCAAAAGGAAGCCCGTCAGTGGAATATCGGCCACTGCTGCAGCACCCAAAGAGATAACAAGGGACCTGAAAGGGGCAGAAGTGCACTGAAGACAAAAGGGGAACATTGTTTAGGCCTTGGTCTTGGCGGGTGCAGGGGGATGGATTTCCAGCTTGGGATGAGGAGGCAGCAGTATCTAATTTTCCAGCCATTGCTGCCACTATCCTGCCCAATTTCGGATGGGATAACAGGAAAATCGAGCTTGTGTCTTATTTTCACTTTCCACCAGTGGTAAGCCTCTGTCATCAGTTCAGTGTATCCCAGCGATGGCACAgctcacatcattaacacaccatTGAGATAATCGCGGACACATACAAACCTATAAAActtcaggaggaggcctttcggcccactgtgccaGTGCTAGTTCCCCACCGTAGCTATCTGTTCTGTTCTGCTCTATttccatttccccgctctttttccataccctttaatagttTTCTTCTTCATATGTTTATCTAATGTCCTCTTAAATGTTATGTTTGACTAGCTATGGTAAGGCATTTCATATCTTGATAATCCTTTCAATGCAAAAATTCCTTATCTTCCCCCTTTATGcttctatatatttttttatttattcttgggCTGTTGGCGACACTGGAAAGGCAGTACTTATGGTCCATCCCATGAAGAGACAACCAcatattgtgggactggagtcacatgtgggccagaccaggtaagtcacttccctgaaggacattagtgaaccagttgggttttcataACAAGACAAAAAGCTTTTGGGGTCATTTTTCTCTGGCACTAGCcagaaatgaccagatttattgatttcataaattaccataagaagcaaaatactgcagatgctggaaatctgaaataaaaacagaaaatgctggaaattctcagcaggtcaggcacagcatctgtggagagaggaaggagaaCATTCTGGTGACAGGCCATTGATCTGAATCATTaacccaaagtttctctctccacagatgctgtgccTGACATTTGGTAACTTCATAAATTACCAAATCTgcttttgaactcatgacctccagGCTACTTGTACTCTTGAGTTAATGCTCCCTTGTTATTGATTTACCCACCAGTATAAATAATATTTCACTATTTACtctctgaaataatttcataattaTGAACCTATCCCTTTAATGTGGTATTTATTGATCAGCTTTCTTTTC from Heptranchias perlo isolate sHepPer1 chromosome 24, sHepPer1.hap1, whole genome shotgun sequence encodes:
- the LOC137341783 gene encoding cadherin-related family member 4-like — translated: MIKDYKVGSSLLQYDDSSFAAVHFQHVIFVQIKDNGAPPLTSTTTVIVKVTPVNEMKPVSGSRTFNIFEDSPIGALVGTAPFTDGDLPANNVKYSIVGGNSDVPSKFYIESDSGRIRLLNIVDREKQETYILTVKAVDMNNDLQTDPLRQRSSSAVVTVNVMCHKDKTLTRFSMQLVTAEPMDASPAAMLNHNVNDEPPVCNPEYYEETIYSTIASPFVQLQCSDKDSPDNELSYSILGENTEDLFELQRPDSNPPKVASTQRFQFNIFQGIEHSREYTLLIQVTDESGRDKHQQLTSTATVVIHVVPWTTTQPTTATSTEFTTRVLTLTSFYWAPEGWFIAVLTLTVALAVVAVYGIAWACYKKSPPVTNQPRSILRPSLLSANPHEVSFDGQALDPVSGNWYMYNSETGQRKWMSDGYIPLGITE